A stretch of DNA from Esox lucius isolate fEsoLuc1 chromosome 18, fEsoLuc1.pri, whole genome shotgun sequence:
CAAATCATCTACTGTACATGCTCGTCAACTGAAAATAACTTCCTCTCCGATTACCTAAGAGTGGTTGTAAAGTCACagattatattatattgtgCAAATTACAGATCAGATCTAATTTGGGTTTATGGtgcaaaaatataattacatggCTAATATAATTAAAGGGCCTTAAAGGTATATCGCAACACCCCTATTTTGGATAGCCCTGCCAAAATGGATCACCTTCTCAGCTGAAAGAGCTCATCCAATGTAATACTAGTGGAGTATGTTGATGGATGACAGGGGAAAACAGATGTCCCTAAAACCTATTTACTAATAAAGATGTGTCcaattttgttctgtttttcttccaatTTCGCAAGAAGCAGCTCCCGGCTGGCCCAGTGTGAGTAGAATGTTGATGTATCTATGAGTACACCATAGTTACTGACTGATGGAAGACACATCAGGTTTAATACAAAGCGGTTATACATGAAAGGGTTAAGTATGAGGTTTGGCGTCCCTAAATCAACGATTTTATAAACATTTAGCCAATAAGTTTTGAGTAGAGCTTAACTGTGGGTAGCTTTGCTCGTCAAAACAAACACCAAGTGAAGTCAGTTAGGATCTGTCTTGATACAAATGAAATCACATGAGAGTCCAAATGTAATTGTCAAAAACACTCCTCTGGTGGCTAGCTAACAGTTGCCCTTTCTTAAATTAGACTTTATGATGTTATCTAATTATCTGTGAGGGTCTGTGATTTCATTATagaccaatcagccataacattatgaccacctgcctaatattgtgtaggtcccccttttgctgccaaaacagccctgacctgttgaggcatggactccactacacctctgaaggtgtgctgtggtatctggcaccaagacgttagcagcagatcctttaagtcctgtaagttgcgaggtggggcctccatggatcagacttgtttgtccagcacatcccacagatgctcgattggattgagatctgaggaatttggcggccaagtcaacaccttgaacatgTTGTTGTGCTCCACAAACTATTGCtaaaccatttttgatttgtggCAGGctgtattatcctgctgaaaggggccaatgccatcagggaatactgttgccatgaaagggtgcacatggtctgcaacaatactcCGGTAGGtggtgtcaaagtaacatccacatgaatggcaggatccaaggattcccagtagaacatttcccaaagcatcacactgcctccgccggcttgcctttttcctatagtgcatcctggtaccatgtgttctccaggtaagcgaggtgatgtaaaagaaaacgtgattcatcagactagGACACCTTGGTGGCCTGGTGCTCACGTACCCATTGTAGGCTCTTTCATACCCATTGTAGGCTCTTTCATACCCATTGTAGGCTCTTTCATACCCATTGTAGGCTCTTTCATACCCATTGTAGGCTCTTTCATACCCATTGTAGGCTCTTTCATACCCATTGTAGTCtctttcggcagtggacgggTCAGCATGaacaccctgactggtctgcggcaacgcagccccatacacaagaaactgtgatgcactgggTGCTCTGACACCTTtgtatcagtaccagcattaacttttttaataggtactgaccactgcagactgggaataccccacaagggctgcagttttggagatgctctgacccagtcgtctagccatcattTTTCACGcttctaacacattaactttgaggacagaatgttcacttgctgcctaatgtatcccacccactgacaggtgccatgataacgagattatcagtgttattcacttcagctgtcagtggtcataatgttatggctgatgggtgtatcagtgttattcccttcacctgtcagtggtcataatgttatggctgatcggtgtatattgtGCTCTGGACACTGGCGTAGTGTGGTGATGCCGGGCCTGGGTGCAGGCTGTCCATACTCACACCCCCCCTGACATCTGACTAAGATAGCCACATAGAACAACACAAGATAacataaaaatgcaaaaaaattaatGATCACAGAGGCCAAGCAGAGCCTACCCATTGGTGTGACTGTACCGCCCGCAACCAGATAGCTAGGCCAGAGGCTGTGGACCTGAGAAGATGGGTGTTCAAGTACAACTCTGCTAGCTAAATGTGTTAACTATCTAGCGACCTAGATAGGTTTTTCCTAAACCTAGCTAGTCCAACAAACACCAAATGCGTTTACAGTCTGCTGTGTGAACTCAAGGTTTTAGCAAGTTTGTTACATGAAGAGAATGGCATGGGAATTTAAACAGGAGGGTGACTACGAATAGTGTTCCTTATTGCGCaccacacgtgcacacaaaaaTAGCAAAAGTGTATGGTAGTAAGCTATATTTAATAGTTGTTACTTCTGTAGATAAAGTTTTCGCTGCTGTAGGTTAAAAGGTGGCTAACCTTAAAATGGTCCTGGAATAGTTGAGCCAGGTCTGCTTTCTTTCCAACTTGCGGTTTTGTGACGACTGAAAGGTGTGAAGTTATTATAATTCAATCACTATTTGAGCGTGATTGTTGTCTTTTACTCTTAGCCGTATGTGTGTTAAGGTTAAGAATAACAGCTTCTATAAGTTGTAGTATAGGTGTTTTATTCTCCCAACTTGGCAATTTATCCACGCACCGCCTCTGGCTATAGCATAATGACATGCGTCCCCACATGAAACTGAATGGGCATACAAAAGTGGGATTTTACAATTCCCTGTTTATGTAAGAGTCCAAATATTTCCCGGaacattttgtttctctttttgaCTCCTGGACTGTGGCTCCGGGAATAGTTAATGACTCATCCATTCCGACTGGTCCTCCCGCAGGAGTGTTGTTTCATAGTTTCTTCCGAGACCTGAGAACGTATGAACAGCTCATCTTTCGGGTCAGGCAGCTGGACTACAGGTAGGAAATAATtctttatttttgaaaacccATATCATGTATAGGCTGAACCAGCTGCATACTGTAAATCTACAGTATACCTTATTTCTCAAAACATTTGGACAGACAAGTTTGATATATCAACCAACCAAAGAGAATGCCTACAAAAGGGTTATTGTATTTCCATTTCGGTTTATTGATTAGATAACATCTAAAAGCATTATAAATGATGACAGCATTTTCTGCAGAAAAGATAAAAGTACACATTAACACGTCTTTTAAACTACCATGTATTAgttcaggaaaaaaaataagtCATACATTTAAAGCCATTCAATTGTCAGTAATCATTATTTGTTCTTGTAATTCGCATTTGTGTCAGGTTGTGATGGCGCAGCGAGAGCTGACCCCTTTTCCCGAGCTCATCCGAAAGAAACGGGACGGTGAACAACTGAGCGTGCTGGAGATTCGAGACTTTGTGCAGGGTGTCAAGTACAAGACAATCCAAGAGGGACAAATCGGTATGTTCACAgcccttaacacacacacacaaacacggtaTCTAGAAACGCGCTGATAGGTCACAGAGGAACAACGTGTGAGAGATAAAATATGGTGATGATTGAACACAGGACTTCAGATAAAAGACTGCGTGTCAATATAGCGAAGTTCATGGGCTCATTCTGTACGGAACACGTGTGCAATTATTTCTATGCGAAGTATGGGGTttatcaatatacatttttgagaatgattgtacatttgaaaaaatatggGAATCACATTTCgtgaaaaataaatcacataattattattataaataaatcacaTGATCATGATCACCCGTATTTTCACTTGGTCCAGTTTTTTATTGGTCCGACCTACTGCCCATTCGTATGTGACAGATGTCATGAGTTGCCACCACTATTAGTCTTAAAGTTCCTTATTTTTACAGACTATGATCCACATTTTAGTTCTCACGACCTAAGCCCAAGCACCTGCGCGCACCGCTTTCTATGACACACTCATTAAAGACAAGCGGACTCTGAGAAAAATGGGTTCATGTGAAAAGTGGCCTACAACAGGCCACCGGACTCGACACTCCCCAGAATCATATTAGCAAAAGTAGGCATAATTCTGTTACGTTATTACAGTTGTTGCTGTGTACACCTGAAACGTAGGCTGTGATGATTTTTCAGAGCTTAATGTGTGCATGTTATCCGGAGTGCAAAcactattttgttgttgtttcaatccaattcattaatttgttgCGTATGCAATATTTTGATTTTAGGCTGAGGTTTAGATTTGGGGGGATATGAGGTTTTTAGGGTGACTTTTGATATTAGGGGATAggtcaaattatatttttaatgggAACACATTTTGGTCTGCAGAAGTTCCTCaaaggtgtgtatgtatgtttaggAGCGATGCTCATGGCGATCTGGCAGAAGGGGATGCTAGCAGAGGAGACTCTTGCTCTGACCAAGGAGATGATGATGTCAGGGGAAGTGATGTCATGGCCGTCACAGTGGAAGGGGCTAGTGGTGGATAAACACTCGACAGGTGGGGTGGGAGACAAGGTTAGCCTGGTGCTGGCTCCAGCTCTGGCTGCCTGCGGATGCAAGGTACCTGCATGGTTAGCACCTacgacggtgtgtgtgtgtgtgtgaatctctGTCTGAAAGTgagcattgttttctttttttacacgtgtgtgtgtgaatctctGTCTGAAAGTgagcattgttttctttttttacacgtgtgtgtgtgtgttttcccgGGCTCTCGGTTTCCAGGTCAGTCTCGTGGAGCGCTCATCTCAGGACGCTGTAGTAATCAGCGCTGACAGAACAGAGTGATGCAGCCGCCTGAATGGCTACTCTTTGGCCAATCAATGGctactcctgtgtgtgtgtgtgtgtgtgtgtgtgtgtgtgtgtgtgtgtgtgtgtgtgtgtgtgtgagagagactgtgACTGTCTGCGGCTGTGTCCACAGGTACCCATGATAAGTGGCAGAGGTCTGGCACACACAGGTGGCACTCTGGACAAACTGGAGTCCATACCTGGACTTAACGTCTGTCAGCCGGGGGAACAGGTACATGCTCTCACCTGTCTCTTTCACCTGTCTCTCTGACCTgtgtctctctaactctctctcacctgtctctctgacctgtgtctctctaactctctctcacCTGTTTCTCTGACCTGTGTCTCTATAACtctctctcacctgtctctctgACCTGTGTCTCTCTAATTCTCTTTCACCTGTCTCTCTGACCTGTGTCTCTCTAATTCTCTTTCACCTGCCTCTCTGACCTGTGTCTCTCTAATTCTCTTTCACCTGTCTCTCTGACCTgtgtctctctaactctctctcacCTGCCTCTCTGACCTgtgtctctctaactctctcacctggctctctctcactcaattgtctttctttatctctcacctgtgtctctctctctcacctgtctctctgtcacctctgtcttttctccttcacctgtgtgtgtctctctctcctctttcttgcACACAGTGAGTTGACAAACCCACTTTCATGTTGTATAATGACGGGCCTGTGACGTCATCACCATCTTCAGCTGCAGCGGATCCTGCAGGAGGTTGGCTGTTGCATTGTGGGACAGACGGAAAACCTGGTGCCCGCTGACAAAGTCATGTACGCTCTCAGAGATGCCACGTCCACCGTCGACAGCCTTCCCCTCATCACAGGtctggcaacaacaacaacaacaaaaatgtaaatacagtacCCTCCGAATGACATCTgaataatatgtgtgtgtgtgtgtgtgcacgcgtgtccTCCAGGTTCTATCATGTCTAAGAAAGGGGCTGAGTCTTTGAGCGCCTTGGTTCTGGATGTTAAGTTTGGGAAGGCAGCGCTCTACCAAGACCTGAGCAGCGCCAAGAAGCTAGCCCAATCACTGGTAACCCGGACCACTTCTTAGACCACTCAACCACAAAACACACCTGCCGTCTGATTTAGGGAGGGGATGATTAACTCAACTTACCGACTACTTATCTCCAGCATTTTGCTGATATCTCTGTTTACGACGAGTGTGTGGATGATGTGTTTTAATGATACATTTGTTGATATGAGTGATTGATATTAATGGGGAAATTCATTGTTTGAAAGAGTTtatttctaaactgtatttctggTTTTCGCATCAATTTAGGTAATTTAACACAGTGTGTATTTTTATCCATATCGCCCAGTACTACATGGAAATTGTCCTAACTGAACATAATCAGTTACATTTTCCGTCCATTACCTGATGATTACACATCCCAGAGGGTGGGTTTAGGCAAAAGCTCAGCAGCGTGGTCAAGGTCAGGTTTATAAGGTGATTTTAGGAAAGCCCATTGTAGATATGGTCAGGGTCTGTGACTGTGGCTGTGCTTGTTAGCTACAACCCCCTTTTGACGGCAGGTGTCAGTGGGTAACAGTCTGGGGATCCATACGGGGGCGGTGCTAAGTCGTATGAACTGTCCCATTGGCCGCTGTGTGGGGAACTCCCTGGAGGTGATCGAATCCCTGGAGTGTCTGAAGGGCAGGGGCCCTGACGACATACTGGAGCTGGTCACGTTACTGGGTGAGGAGCACGCGCACGCCCACATACATCTCTAACGTCCCAGGCTTCGTTGCGCTCGGCGCTGACATGTGTTTACATAGGCGGTGTGCTGTTGCTGATGACTGGGTGTGCAGCCAGCCTGGAGGACGGGAAGAAGGTCATCGCCGGCACCCTGCGGAACGGGAAGGCTCTGGAGAAGTTCCGGAACATGATGATTGGCCAAGGAGTAGCCGTTCAGGCGGCTGCATCGCTCTGTTCCGACAACGCGGATTACTACAGCGTCCTGAGACGAGCGCTCCACCAGACTGACCTGGAAACCGAGTGCCcgggtaacacacacacacacacacacacaagtgtaaAAAAGAAGAAGAGAATGCTCATTTTCAGACagatattcacacacacacacactacactgcATGTCTTtggctgtctgtgtctgcaggaACAGTGCTGGACATTGATGGCGTGGTCATCGCCAAGGTGTTGCAGCGGTTGGGGGCAGGGCGTTCAAAGGTTGGACAAACCATCAATCACAGCGTGGGGGCGGAGCTTCTGGTTTTCCTGGGACAGCAGGTGGAGAAAGGTGAGAACTCTCACGTGTTTGCATAATAGGGAACAGTGTGACCCTATCCTGCcttttgacctctgaccctccgccacCAGGTCAACCATGGCTGCGTGTCCACTATGAGACGCCGGCGCTGAGTGCAGAGCAGAGAGTCAGCCTACAGCGGGCACTGACCCTGGGGTCAGCTGACCAGCTACACACTCCTCCCCTGGTGGCAGAGGTCATAATTCCATAGTGACACACCTCAACAAAACTTGGATGGAAGATGTCCCAACGTGTTTAATGATGTCATCACCTGCCTCAATCACAGCTtgctatacaggtgctggtcatagaattagaatatcatcaaaaagttgatttatttcagtaattccattcaaaaagtgaaacttgtataatgtatacactcattccacacagactgatatatttaaagtgtttatttattttaattttgatgattataatagaaaactaatgaaaaccccaaattcagtatctcagaaaatttgaatattgtgaaaaggttcaatattgaagacctGGTGctacactctaatcagctaattaacccaaaacacctgcaaaggcctttaaatggtctcacagtatagttctgtaggcaacacaatcctggggaagactgctaacttgacagctgtccaaaagacgaccattgacaccttgcacaaggagggcaagacacaaaaggtcatagctaaagaggctggctgttcacagagctcagtgtccaagcacattaatagagaggcgaagggaaggaaagggaaggaaaatatgtggtagataaaaatgtacaagcacttgggataaccgcaccctggagaggattgtgaaacaaaacccattaaaaaatgtgggggagattcacaaagagtggactgcagctggagtcagtgcttcaagaaccaccacgcacagacgtatgcaagacatgggtttcagctgtcgcattccttgtgtcaagccactcttgaacaagacccagcgtcagaagcgtctcgcctgggctaaagacaaaaaagactggactgctgctgagttatgttctctgatgaaagtaaattttgcatttcctttggaaatcaaggtcccagagtctggaggaagagatgagaggcacagaatccacattgattgaagtccagtgtaaagtttccacagtcagtgttggtttggggtgccatgtcatctgctggtgttggtccactgtgttttctgaggtccaaggtcaacgccgccatctaccaggaagttttagagcacttcgcctctgggatgccctccctccaatgcctttcgggggaagagtcactggcttgttgttgactctctgttgcgcacatgtgcaattgggctgtacgctgctagcaatactcggccctcattcaggggggttgcggttggtgggtgtccctttggttgatgcctggcaatgtggttggattgatttcctgcctgttgggccctgtccggggcctcccccaggtagggccacagtgtcaccggacccccccgtctcagttccaaggtgttacgctgctatattattgtgctgggggatatgagggatgtactattaacttttctcagtctcctccagttttaaattttaggaggagatgaggtcctgctCCACACCTacagattacctggtttggggggcccgttgctgtccctgtccttgtccacctggtcatacttctgacctagtctaaaatcaaatagacactggatttagcccagagaaatgtatttattattccaattggactcttaatatctcacccggcacagccagaagaggactggtcacccctctgagcctgggtcctctctaggtttcttcctaaaattctaccttcttagggagtttttcctaaccactgaaattcaacactactgttgtttgctccttggggtttaaggccgggtgtctctgtaaagcactttgtgacaactgctgttgtaaaaagggctttataaatacattttattgattgattgacttcatgcttcctgctgctgaccaactttatggagatgcagatttcattttccgaCAGGACTAGGCTCCTGCACACTGgaccaaagctaccagtacctggtttaaggaccatggtatccctgttcttaattggccagcaaactcgcctgacatTAACCctttagaaaatctatggggtgttgtgaagaggaagatacaatgcagaagagctgaaggccacttttcatgttcatacttttcagttggccaacatttctaaaaatattttttttgtattggtcttaagtaatattctaattttctaagatactgaatttgggattttcattagttgtcagttataatcatcacaattaaaagaaataaacatttgaaatatatcagtctgtgtgtaatgaatgaatataatatacaagtttcactttctgaatggaattactgaaataaatcaaacttttgatgatattctaattgtatgaccagcacctgtgtatatatatatatttttttttttatatatacttaAGAATTTATGAAAAGGCTAAGAGGGAAATACGACAACAGTTACCCCctctacgcacacacacacacacaaatcatatCTGAACTGCTATGACGCTACACCATATTCAGagaaaacagaacaatgtaaacatttccaGCAACTCATGACGCTCAAAGGTCAATCCAGCAATATGGACCACGACAGCACATCCAGATCCGGAGTAAACCAGACCGGGACGGCCTTTTGTGGGCACTTTGTTGGTTTTTGTAGGCCCTTGTATAGGCTATGTGGACAATTCACCATTTAACAAATTGTCTTAGAGTTTATTGGGGCACAGTCTCTGTAATACAGGGGAATATAATTCCACTGTTTATAAATTTTTGGCCAAAAGGACAAACAACCACTTCACAAACAAGGAGGGGTTATAGGTTACAAATACATTGCAGGCTTTTATGGAGTGTTTCTTGCCACACTCCGGCACCTGACAAAACAAACTAATCTCCAAGCTCAAGAGTTTGGGACAACGTTCAGCAAGCTTTCGCAAACCTTGAAGTGAACAGAACAGAAGTGTACGAGTTTGTTCTTGTTAATGTTCCATTTCACTggataaataaatgtgatggaGCTGCTAGACATTATCCCTCTGTTGGTTCCATTTTCAATATGAACTTTGATCACAGGTTATATCAATGCCATACCaatctcaacacacacacacacatgttgcagagtaacaaaaacacactccatgattaacaaaacacactttttattaaaaaatatcaacagaaatgtatgaACATCCTAGCATTAGTCCATGGTGTAACACACCTGGTGGCAAACTGCTCTGCAGAAAAACTTTCAAGCACACAGGGGTTGGGGTCGAGGGGGCAGGTCAGGCGTTACTGTAGGGTTCAGGTTAGTGGACTATAGAGTTGAGGGGTTCAGCACGGATGTTTCCAAGGTCTAGTGAAGAATCGGTGTCCTCGTCAATCTCTCCAATCACAGCCCTGCAACGcagatagattttttttttaacaagaccttaaaaatgaacattaaaatccatgtttgtgtgtattagtgtgttgaggtggtgatctataaaatgtcaataaacaaTGGTgcatcaacaaaaaaacaaatcctATATATTAGGAATAATGGTTTTGACATAGTACCGCCGGCCCATAAACATATTCCCCTGGATTTCGACGGCGTATTTTGAAAATCCAGACTTTTGCAAGCTATTGCTACCCCGAGCATTTTACTAAAGCACATACATGCATATGAAAAAACATATTCTGTTAAACTATCAAACCACATTGATATTGTCTGGGCCAGCCCAAATTGTCGGACACCCATTGCCTTCACCAATCTATG
This window harbors:
- the tymp gene encoding thymidine phosphorylase is translated as MAQRELTPFPELIRKKRDGEQLSVLEIRDFVQGVKYKTIQEGQIGAMLMAIWQKGMLAEETLALTKEMMMSGEVMSWPSQWKGLVVDKHSTGGVGDKVSLVLAPALAACGCKVPMISGRGLAHTGGTLDKLESIPGLNVCQPGEQLQRILQEVGCCIVGQTENLVPADKVMYALRDATSTVDSLPLITGSIMSKKGAESLSALVLDVKFGKAALYQDLSSAKKLAQSLVSVGNSLGIHTGAVLSRMNCPIGRCVGNSLEVIESLECLKGRGPDDILELVTLLGGVLLLMTGCAASLEDGKKVIAGTLRNGKALEKFRNMMIGQGVAVQAAASLCSDNADYYSVLRRALHQTDLETECPGTVLDIDGVVIAKVLQRLGAGRSKVGQTINHSVGAELLVFLGQQVEKGQPWLRVHYETPALSAEQRVSLQRALTLGSADQLHTPPLVAEVIIP